The Fusobacterium pseudoperiodonticum DNA window GATTTTCTTGTAAAAAGGACTTTCCATATTTTATTCTCCTCCTCTAAAATTTATAAAAAAATAGAGGATGCAAAGTTGCATCCTCATAAATAACTATCCTTTGATTTGAGCAGCAACTTCTGCAGCGAAATCTTCTTCTTTCTTTTCTATTCCTTCTCCGACTTTAAATCTTTCAAATGATAGAACTTTTATATCTCCTGCATATTGTTTAACAGTTTCTTTGTTTTCAGCTCTTACATAAACTTGATCTACTAAACAATTTTCTTCATAGAATTTGTGCATTTTTCCTGTTAATATTTTTTCAATTATATTAGCTGGTTTTCCTTCTTCTTCTAATTGTTTTCTAGCTATTTCTTTTTCATGTTCTAAGTCAGAAGCTGTAACTTCTTCTTCTGATAGATATTTAGGATCCATAGCTGCTACGTGCATTGCTATGTTTTTAGCTTTTTCTAAGTTTGCTTCTGTAGCTTCTCCAGACATTTCAACAATTACTCCAAGTTTTCCACCTAAGTGGCTGTAAGTTTGTACGAAACCATCTTTTGCAACTACAACAGCTAATCTTCTTAAACTCATGTTTTCTCCGATTTTAGCTATTAATTCAGTTAAAGCTTCAGAAACTTTTTTGTCTCCTTCAATTTGAGCTTCATTTAATTCTTCTAATTGATGAGCATTTCTTTCTAAAGCAAGTTTTACTAATTTTCTTCCGAATTCTTTGAATTCTTCATTTTTAGCAACGAAGTCAGTTTCAGAGTTGAACTCTAAAATAACTGCTTTCTTGTGATCAGGAGTAACTGCATCGAATATTAATCCTTCTGCTGCTATTCTTCCTGCTTTTTTAACAGCTTTAGTTATACCTTTTTCTCTTAGGTAGTCTATTGCCTTTTCTATATCTCCGTCATTAGTTTCTAATGCTTTTTTACAGTCAAGCATTCCTGCTCCTGTTCTTTCTCTTAATTCTTTTACTAAAGCAGCTGTTATTGTAGCCATTTCATAACCTCCTATGATTGATTATATTAACTATATTATTCTACTGAACCTTCTTCAACATTTACTTCTTCTGATTGAGGTTCTACATGTTCATGTCCTTGGTTTCCTTCAACTATTGCATTAGCTATAACAGAAGTAATTAATTTTACTGATCTTATAGCGTCATCATTTGCAGGGATAGGGTAAGTTATTAAATCAGGATCTACGTTTGTATCTATCATAGCAAATACAGGGATTCCTAATAAATGAGCTTCTCTAACTGGTAATTCTTCCATTTTAACGTCTACTACGTATATAGCGTCTGGAGCTTTTTCCATATCTCTGATTCCAGATAAGTTTTTAGATAATTTAGCTAATTCTTTTCTGAATTCTGCAGCTTCTTTTTTAGTGTAGTCAGAATCTAAAGTTCCATCTGCATCCATTCTTTCTAATTCTTTCATTCTTTCAATTCTCTTTTTGATAGTAGAGAAGTTTGTTAGCATTCCACCTAACCATCTGTTGTTGATGTAATACATTCCAGATCTTTCTGCTTGTTCTTTAATAGCTTCTTGAGCTTGTTTCTTAGTTCCTACGAATAGAACTTTTCCTCCATCTTCAGCTATTTTTCTCATTTCTTCATAAGCTTCTTCTATTTTCTTTAAAGATTTGTGTAAATCAATTACATGAATTCCATTTCTTTCTGTGAAAATATACTTTTTCATTTTTGGGTTCCATCTTTTAGCTTGATGTCCAAAATGAACTCCAGCTTCTAATAATTGTTTCATTGATACAACTGACATTTTTTTTCCTCCTAAAATTTTAAATTTGGTTATACTTCCATCAATCTCAAAACTAAGCCATCTAAATTTAGAGCACCTT harbors:
- the tsf gene encoding translation elongation factor Ts, whose product is MATITAALVKELRERTGAGMLDCKKALETNDGDIEKAIDYLREKGITKAVKKAGRIAAEGLIFDAVTPDHKKAVILEFNSETDFVAKNEEFKEFGRKLVKLALERNAHQLEELNEAQIEGDKKVSEALTELIAKIGENMSLRRLAVVVAKDGFVQTYSHLGGKLGVIVEMSGEATEANLEKAKNIAMHVAAMDPKYLSEEEVTASDLEHEKEIARKQLEEEGKPANIIEKILTGKMHKFYEENCLVDQVYVRAENKETVKQYAGDIKVLSFERFKVGEGIEKKEEDFAAEVAAQIKG
- the rpsB gene encoding 30S ribosomal protein S2 yields the protein MSVVSMKQLLEAGVHFGHQAKRWNPKMKKYIFTERNGIHVIDLHKSLKKIEEAYEEMRKIAEDGGKVLFVGTKKQAQEAIKEQAERSGMYYINNRWLGGMLTNFSTIKKRIERMKELERMDADGTLDSDYTKKEAAEFRKELAKLSKNLSGIRDMEKAPDAIYVVDVKMEELPVREAHLLGIPVFAMIDTNVDPDLITYPIPANDDAIRSVKLITSVIANAIVEGNQGHEHVEPQSEEVNVEEGSVE